The Mercenaria mercenaria strain notata chromosome 6, MADL_Memer_1, whole genome shotgun sequence genome contains the following window.
CTAACACGAAAAATGAAGTCAAAATCAGAAGTCCTGCATAGGCACTGGTGGACGAGGCCACCCATACAACCCATCGTTGATAACGCCCATATTCGCCGATCTCTTTGTATATTAAATCAAACTGCATCTTTTTAATTCATACATTAAACGTAAAAATTTCAAACCAACATATTCAGATGTATATGACGACGTAAATATTACAATATGTTATATAATTGAACTAAGTACCGTTGATATATGCCTAAATGACTTTAATATAAGATAGTATACTGTAAATAGTTGATAACATAATAAATAGTACTGTTTCTAACCGCTTGTTGTCTTTAAtcataaatgcaaaataacacaTTGTAGAGTCGCCGGGTAAATTGTCGGCAGTTAATCAAAACAATATCCAAATGCTTGTTATAGGTAATATGTCAGTGACGTTGGATAGCAAAAATTGTTGATAGCAAGCTGTATCATAATAAATAACATTATGTAGGAGAGTGCATCATATGTTTACTTAAACTTTAGGATTTTAACGAATGCGTGAAGTAAGCTTCAAATACACACTATGACTGAGCATAGATTAATTAACGTAAAAATGTCttactttctatatgaatttagCAAGGTCAAAATAACATGTTAGCTTTTGTATGTATGCCTTCAATAAATATGACAGTACCTGGATAAAATCAAGTAATTGATGAGAATGACATCTGTTTGTTTACTATTTCAAAGGCTGCACTTTCTATTTTCTATTGTTCTGATAATAAGCTTAGtagacctttataacggacacggacaatgtaatcgtactatgtactatggtcacTATCTGGGGattttctcaaaacacaaaaattgtaaccacaggatttcgtattttttttaagatattaatataataaaggttttctagtaattataattatcaaggcacaacatatctttataattcttggcaGTGCTGTCGTCTGCTGCGAATAAATCTTGTCCTCaaggagaacacagacgaacactttatatttacatatacatcagatgaaaaaaataccatgttcagtttaatcaaacgtcacatacctgtaattttatttattgtcatttgataaaataccattgtttacttttgaaatttttgagaatTATTTTGACAGTCTATCGGCAAGCAACGCGATTACAGCATTTCATCGTAGTGGCAGTAGATACATTTTGAACTAAATTCATTGGATTGTAGCTGTTTTTTTGTATAGGTAAAACAATTCTGACCTCAACTCAATAGACCATTGCTAGGTCTTTTCACTCAAATAAGTATAGTTTATGTCAGAACATTATCTACTAATTTAGATACAGCGAATTTGATCCAAACAGCTCTAATGCAATTGCAAGCTGGTGTTTTTAACTatgttatttctcatgtttggTGATGATAATATGTCATTCTAAACTCTTGAccgaaaaccatttttctattttcagtaacaaacaagCAGCTACCCCATATATATCCAAGCCTTTCTATATTAGAAAGCTACCTATAAACAAAGTTTTGTCATAACATCTCGTTGTTATTTACTGTAATTAAGCTCaatcaatttaagcgaataaggatTTCTATAATATGTACTCACACCGACGTCTGTGTCGGTTTTGCTCTTCGCTCTCGGGTCAAAGTTGGCCACCTTCTAAATTTTTCTAGTAACTGCCCCTATAATCATTAAACCTCATATTTTGTAATAGTGTTGGTTCAATTTTAAGTCAACCTTCTCAGTGCCTTCTTACTACAATCACTATaataaaaaaagcaacatttcttaAGGACTGATTTTATTAAAGGATAAATTTCTCATATGCTCCAACTCTTTACGCCTGTACAACTGGCAATGGCTTCATCTCGTATCTCAAAAGTGCAAATAGGCAAGTAAGAACAAACAGTaaaccacattatttattttataataaaataagctTCTCAAATAAATAGGtactatttctgtgaaatactgatgTTTTACCAACCGGAacggaatatattgcaaaacttaacttTCGTTTTGAACAGGCTCTATATCACAACTCTCGAAAGTGCTGACGTAAAACAGGTAATCTCTGATAATCGATCTTTATAAATGTCAGTTACAGTCATTTGTGATTAGAACTATATTGCACGTTTAACTGAAATAAGGTTCCAAATTGGTACAGAAAGTAGTCTTTTTGTTTTGCTACTTagagcctcctcggaagtatcattagccCTTTCCTCCACTTACTTTAATAGTCAACAAAAATATGTGGATCCAGTGTTTACATGCTGTATTAtagctgatattgtttctaaGTATCTATTTTCCTCCATCCCTCTGACTCTTACACCCTGACtaccaaaacatgagacaacaaacaaataagttttatgttGTTCTAATTTTTAAGTATTGTCCCAAACACCCAGATCCTTCAACCACCCAATTACACTCCTACACCGACCATCAGTTATCtttgtaatttctattcatattcctttcttttttaattccttGTGTATCTTTTAGTTGTTTTAGAGCACCCCATCCTTTACAGTTACAAATACGTCAAAGATCACTGTTTATGTATAGCATGCAACTTTACAGGATTAAACTTTACCTCTACACAATTTAAAAGACAATGcgctgtaattataattatacttattacatactcctttctattccccgttaagttaacactggtaccggaatcgtcaatatttttccatacactgacgcctgaatttcatatcgggtgctaataacctataaatattctcGATACACACTAAGTATATAATAAGTTACCATGATTCCAAtaatatgtttgagaaaacccctcaaatttgaccgctgtacagagtaagtttacatttacatttccatgtccgtgtccgtgataaaggtctattagTGAGTAGTTATTATTTCATACTGGTACTGACaaattgtatttaatttctttaatgaCATTTCTGAAAAGTTGACTACAAGAATATACATATGCGTGTGTCTTGTGTGTCTTGTTACAATTTCCCAAATTGAGCTTCGTTGAGGTTATTAAAAACGGCCTCGACTGACTTCCCATTGAAgtgataaaattaaaacatgGTGGAAAAGGGCGTTAATAACATGATTACATTGTTAGAAATTATATTAATAATACCATTAAATATCACGTAAAAACAACATATaactaattgaaaattgttattactaacaaaaatacaagtctaattatatttatatttttgttgctaataagactttttattttttattcgaTAATGAtgaaatacacattttcaataGCTGTTTCGTTTATCAAGTGCAACGTTTAGACGTCACGTCATGTAATCAATACTTCACACCGAGTTCAAAATTATTATTGTAGATATTATTTCTAACTAAACAACCattaaaatacatgaaataaaaaaagaatatgtttggagggcgttttttttttttggcgaaaaTCTGGCCACCGGCtggaatatcttttttttttgtacttgaattaatctgtatttttcacttttactgTCGCAGCAAAATTCCCTGACGTTTCGAGGAGACAATGGACATaactaaataaaatttgaatagcttCAAGAATTATCTCCAAAGAAGAAAGGTCCACGAAAATAGCGAAGCGGCAGAATTAATTTTGGGAATATTCCGTATGGTGTACTTTCAACAAGATAAAGTTAGACCTTTCATTCAAAACAAAATCTATATCTGCAATATGATTTTTTGATtgtgaaattttgagaaaaaGTCGACCGTAAAGTAACTAATCACCTTCGCAAGAGCACATAAAAGATGAATGCATTATTGTGAGATCATAAAAGAACAATGTGCATTTTACTAATTCTAGAGTCTAGAAAAATTGAACACTAGAAAAATGTTATTCGGTGTAATAACACTGGGTGACCAAAACACTCTGCTTATGTTACATATgggaaaaaagaaatagaataaagTTCCTATATATCAAACAAGagtaaaaccataaaaataaaacattcttgaAATTAAAGAATACATAAATATTGTTGGTTGACGTTGTTTTATGTTAAcatgtaaataaatgcaaaaatacaATAATCATACGTGTATAGAAATGTATTTCACTTTCTCTGAATTTATTCATTACTTACCTTTCCCTGAGTTGCAATACTGCTTCTATGTAGTTTTCCATTCTGAGAGCTGTTTTGAATACTAAAAGGTCTTCTCTTTTACGtcaattttcaggtttttgcatcTTTCGAGcagaaatattatcatttactTTAGTATTTCCTCTTCAGTTTTTCCAGTTTTGATTGAAAGTACTTGTTTGATTTTGCATACAAACCTAATTCTTTGTCAATTGTATCACCCAGCTGAGAGACAAAAGCACGATCTAGAGCAGTGAGACCTGATATTTTTATATCCAATGATTAGCTATCAATATTAAAATGACTgagtttaaaatgtatttcgctAAGAAAATCATGTAAGAAAGCGATGATATATGATATCAagtattcatttcaatttgaaacatCTTCTGGATAAGAATAAGCcgaactggaaatttctgtgtAACCATTTCTTCCCGTATGTGAACGAACTATTTTAACGTTTTGACTttaattcatacattttaaaGTTTCGGTTATTTCTTTTCATCCTTTTCACCGACATATATTccttaacaaaatttgaaatagtaTGGTCATTTGATGAGCAAATGTAGCAAACGTAATTTGAGAATCTTGTATACATTTTCCTGCAGAGATTTGAAAGACTGCTAACGAAAGATAATGTCTtacataaaatagtaaaatagtaCAAAACCCATACTTGAAATGATTAAGGGGATTTCATGATATTTATCAAGATATAAATTAATCCATTAATTACAAGTCTgttcaagttttatcaaaatctgttCCGGAATCACTCTGAAGTTAGGATTCAATTTAATTATCTCGACTGCATACTATACTATTCCCTGGGACTTCGAAGTGATTGTGTACGGTCTAACAACACTACTTCGGAGGTGATATTTCCTTTTCTGCGGCGTTCGGCCTGAATCAGCTCCATATATCGTTGGTTGATGACATTTTGTTCAACTAGTCTTGATTTCTGGTTGGATggttgaagaaaatatttttattactcttaAGAAGTAGGCAATGTGTCCGTCTGTACTTTGATTTCTTAGAAGTATGGGTGGGTGTGCATGTCtgttggtcgtgtgcacgtccGCGTTCTACGGGCTGcgatttggggaggctgcgttttcggAACATTGCATTCCCTGTTGGAAATCTACCCTTGttgttttcttctcttttttttgccaaatattgATAATGTATAGACTATTTTCACCAATAATGAACATCTGCAAAGTGTTATTTTCGAGACTCGCGTTTGGTGATCTCACGATTTCTAATACATGTACATCTAGATAGCTCAGGTAACAAGAATTTATACTGAATATTATGTTGGGGAAGAAAATAGTAGTTGAAAGTTTCGTTTGAACGTATtgtaccttcttaatattttaactgaATAAGACTGATACTAGTGCACTGTTGTTACATGATTTTGAGATTTACGACTAGTAAAACTGAATTCATGTCTTCGACAATGCATTTGATTATTCTTACATAATTCAAGTTGTTAGAAAATTGTAATCTGACAACATTTTGAATATATGCATTGTGCTGTTCATTTATTTTCCGGGACATTCTTGACATCAAACAAAGTCTGATATAACATAATCAAGGCGTTGTCCTCTCCTCTTCATATTCGTGTTTGGGTCATTCGTGTGTTTTGGTTATTTAGTTGCGTTTATCTAAAGGAAATGAAAAGGTACAaaataaccaaaataaaaaagttcttttctgaaatatttagaatgACACAATTTCTGGTATAATTTTACTCGTCAATCTACAAATACAATATCGAAGTTGTTCCAATGTTATTTAATGAACGTTGTTCATGGAGCAGTCCTAACGGAAAATTCTCACTATGCATATGTCAATGTAGGACAGGCACCATGATCAGGTATATAACCTAGCGACAATAGATGGATTCCTTTTCAGTTTTTGAAAGAGGGCTCATTACAGCCTTCATTAGTCTAtgctatctttttctttttttaggaaTATACCTGCACATTATACATTTCACAGAAGTTATAAATTGTAGAGTTCGTTATGGAATAATTTtccattatttcataaattatcgaAGTTTTAGTTCGATGGCGGAAAAGATAAAGTAATTCATGATTTAGgcattttaatttcataaataagTAAACGAGTACAGAGAGAAGCATTATCTGATAAACACAATAATAACTCTGAAAACATGGTCATTTTACTTTGCCGTTTACATTCactttatgttttgtatagaaataagCCTTTAAAAACATAATTGGTGTAATGATATCAGGGAGGGTTCTTCCCGCGAAACTTCGCGCAAGATCTGACGTTCGCAAAAAAAATGCCGTTCAAAATTGGGAACCTATGACACACGGCAAATATCTCACACAAAGATTCTTGAAAGCAGTGAATTCCatttgaaccgtgccatgagaaaaccaacatattggctttgcgaccagcatggatccagaccagcctgcgcatccgcgcagactggtcaggatccatgctattcgctaacagtttctgtgattgcaataggctttgaaagcgaacagcatggatcctgaccagactgcgcggatggcatggctcatattctATATAGTAtgggttttttttcaacagtacatGTAACATATGCTTAGGAatatttttatcaagaatttGAATGACGAATGATTGTTGATTATGATCTGAAGTCACCAGTCATACAACGTTAACGTATGGATCAAACTCTTCTTCACAGTCTGTATGTAAACTGTTTGAAACtagtttaacttttttatattccTTATATCTGTAACTGACAAGATGTATTAGATTTTCTTGTGGGTAGAACGCCAATAAATCGCAATCACTGAATGACGAACTCACGATTTCGTCCCTGTAAAAGCCGCCTTTACTACTTAATCTCAGGACAGAATTATTGTTCTTGTCAAGTAACAGTATATTTTCATCGTAAATAGAAATTCCTATGAATAACTGCCTTTCAAAAAGGCTTTTATTACTATCAAAGTATTTCCACTGTTCCTGTACTCGCTCTTTATCTAAAATCTTAAAGCAGTAAACACAGTCATAGTCGGATATGAATAGTTCCTCTCCACTTGCATTCAGAATCGCATATTTCGGATACCATGGTTCATCGGTGGGAGAGCCCAGCATATATATGTCTTGTTTCCCTGTATCCAATCTATAAACATGTAAGTGGTGTCCCAAACATATAACATACAGGCAGTTTTTGTGTGATACCAAAATGCATTTATCAGATTCGCAATTCCATTCGTACAGCACTTGCTTAGGCTCATCAAAAGAGATGATAATCAACGGTTGTACATCAGGCGACATAACTGCGACAGTATTTTTATTCAATAACGCCAacttattgctatttttatttttcagaggAATTCTTGAAACTATATCAAAATTTTCCGTCTCTATTATTAACAACGTGTTCGTTCTTTTACATATTCCGGCAATTTCTTTTCCAGATATTGCAATAATATCTTTTAGTGATAACTGATTTAATGCTGGCACCTTTTTGGACACAATTATTTCAATTGTACCACTTGCAATGTCATTCTCAATTTGTTCTTCATTCTTTTCTAAGTCTGATTCCAAACTCATTGTTTCATCATCAGAAAAAGGCGGTACGGTGATTTGTAAAAATGAAGATCCTTCGTCGGATATAGGTGCATGTGGCCGCTCATCAGTAGGTAGCCTAATATTATCAAGGGTCAAAGGAATTCCGTGATGAGATTCCACGTCAATATTCGAGAGATCTTTTTGTAAATCTGCAGGTCTTATTTCAGACACATATcctaccgatttcaagaaatgcAAAGTTAGGTTTCGCTCAAATTTGACTTCTATTTTAGTGTTTCCTGAAAGCTGTGGATACCGCTGCTTTAAAATTTCTAATTCATTTTCTATTGCTTCATTCTGTGGGTAACTGTGGTTTctggaagaaaaaaaattaaaggtatATGTAGCTGCTTATCAAATAGAAATCaacttttgttttatctaaatgacagctctaaaatatttgtttagataTAAGACAAAAAATTAAACAGTTGACGATTAGGCACATTTAATTCCTATATTAATAAAAAGAGTAACGTAAATGGTATTAGTCAATTTATTCTCTTCCTCGCTACTTGATAACTGACTTCGCCCAAATAATATATTTTGGACATAACAACTAACCCGGCAATTGCTGTTTAGACAATATCTGAAATATTACTATTTGAAGCACTTGatctttatttatcataattttgaaattaagcaTTCACTTAGATCGACATGTTGTCAACAACatatctaaatttcaaaaatatggaATTACGCTAAGATAtaactttattcattttactaccaaACTAATTATTAAAACAGCAATAAAAATACGCAGAAAAGTTGTGCTTTTAGAAAACGAATGATTATACTCTATCAGAATAAAGAAATAAGACAGTTTCGGGCGATTATCATTTAATTGTCCTTCAAAGAATTGTACTTTCTgctgaattataaaaaaaactaaaataactgataaaatctataaaaaaaatcctttggaagcatataattaaaacaagcaaaatattacagcagattcggtttgattgagtctgtttatgagaggtatgCAATGTGCAACATCTCTAACGCCCCCTAGgaccggtttaagcggaattccatcaaataaatattgaatggactccatgatcccaaaggaccagataatataacaacactgaattcaaaGACTAGCTGAAACAATCTGAACTTATCAAACCAAGAGATATACGCGTTTGTTTAATAcataaatcaaaggaaaataataCACAGTTGTTGCTTGACTATTATATATATTCCAATATATAATGAACACACTACAGAACAATTAATGAAATACCTTTCTTTAAGTCGCAGTACTGCTTCTTTGTGGTTTGCCAGGTCTGTATCAAATGATTGGGCCTTTTCTTTCACCTCCATTTTCAGCTGTTCAAATTTGTCGCTAATAAACTTTATCATGTATTTTTGTTCCTCAATTATTTGTGCCTCCGCTTTCAATTTCGATTCAAAGTATGCTTGTTTGATCTTACACATCGCTGCTATTTCATCTTCGAATGGATCATCCTGGGCAGACTCACAGCTTTCTTCAGAATGATCTGAAATTATAACTCTTACGTGACGCCTTTTAAAACGaagaaaaattaaatgttaacaaatattGAGAACAAATGAAGGCTAAACCAGGGGCAAAGATCCTATTGCATCACAATTACAAACACCAAAATGCATAATTTACGGAAAGTTATttgaaatgttctaaacaattcTAAATTTCTGTTCACTTATTAAGTATTTTAAAGTATCATGTCTCTCTTTTGTCGCTTTCAAGGCGCACTGTCTGGAAAGATTTAAAAGATCGCAAATTCAAAAGAAGTTGGCGAGCTGGTTTTACGTCTGAAACTTTGAAATATTCAGTTTGTTGTAACTTTTTAATTGACAAATTGACACAATTGAAATTTAGCTGATATGGTTTTGCTAGAGAATGCATTTTCATGAAAAGAGCATTTAACAGTGACAGTGCAGaaagaaaatttagcatttttaagactaagtctaaatttcagactttaaacTTTGATGAATACAGGCCCAGAAAAGAAGCATATTGTAACAAGCTAGGATAAAGGTTACATTTCCATGATGGGATTTCAAAAACAACACTTAAAAAAGAATACAGTTTAACTTGGAACATGGCTATTCTTAGTGGATCCTTGTCcatgaaatttgtaaaatgatcCTTTGCAGCAATGagtgcaaccaagaagaataatagcagactcggtttgattgagtctgttcatgagaggttatgaaatgtgcaacacctctcacgccccctagcaccggcttaagcggaactctataacacatatgttgaatggactccgtgattccaaaggaccagaaaatataataacactgaatccaagtacggggagactttttacagccaccacacggcacttaaagggACACTTAAGGAACTTGAGGTTCCAAGACTCATACAAAATGAAAGAATGTGACTGTTCATATTAATATTTCTAACAATTACCAATCTGCTTCATTTTTATCATGAACTGATCCGGATTTCTTGTGAAGTCAGGTTCAATGATATCGACAATGTGGTCTTGTGATGTGGCCATCAACGCGTGCAGAAACTTCATATACCATTCCTCGGGgcttaaatgtgtttgtatacaaTCCAACAAAACTACTGTGGCGGCAGTATTTCCCTTCCTGCGGTGTTCCGACTGGATCAACTCCATATCTCTTTGGTTGATTACATTTTGTTCCACTAGTCTTGAAAGAAGTTCAGGTGTGCTGATTTGTTGTTGGATGTTGGAAGAAAATATTTGTATTACTT
Protein-coding sequences here:
- the LOC123548821 gene encoding uncharacterized protein LOC123548821, translated to MEERICELRMEIVRLIKHPAVLQFLVPHVINQVNAKEIKRLYDISTERANHRLLDLLIRSDEPGKWTSFQHALEHSHYPYLVALLKTTNTTSYNQQRQIIEIFAPFLERSLNPLDVLDKLYQRDIIDEPDKELVHAEQTNRGPIAAAMILLDIIQTHLAPEMWYKGFLEALYENGYEHLVQEIDPDFCEKRNHKADHLNNETDISAIKETVDLVEAINTDNKTISENINRFRSVITETLDIPSIVNVLIPTVILADKRDELLQTYEYDQVKATGQLLEYVISSGNGEVFIRCLERSDYQYLARLLRNKGSKGHNGYCQKVIQIFSSNIQQQISTPELLSRLVEQNVINQRDMELIQSEHRRKGNTAATVVLLDCIQTHLSPEEWYMKFLHALMATSQDHIVDIIEPDFTRNPDQFMIKMKQIDHSEESCESAQDDPFEDEIAAMCKIKQAYFESKLKAEAQIIEEQKYMIKFISDKFEQLKMEVKEKAQSFDTDLANHKEAVLRLKERNHSYPQNEAIENELEILKQRYPQLSGNTKIEVKFERNLTLHFLKSVGYVSEIRPADLQKDLSNIDVESHHGIPLTLDNIRLPTDERPHAPISDEGSSFLQITVPPFSDDETMSLESDLEKNEEQIENDIASGTIEIIVSKKVPALNQLSLKDIIAISGKEIAGICKRTNTLLIIETENFDIVSRIPLKNKNSNKLALLNKNTVAVMSPDVQPLIIISFDEPKQVLYEWNCESDKCILVSHKNCLYVICLGHHLHVYRLDTGKQDIYMLGSPTDEPWYPKYAILNASGEELFISDYDCVYCFKILDKERVQEQWKYFDSNKSLFERQLFIGISIYDENILLLDKNNNSVLRLSSKGGFYRDEIVSSSFSDCDLLAFYPQENLIHLVSYRYKEYKKVKLVSNSLHTDCEEEFDPYVNVV